In Patagioenas fasciata isolate bPatFas1 chromosome 2, bPatFas1.hap1, whole genome shotgun sequence, a single window of DNA contains:
- the YTHDF3 gene encoding YTH domain-containing family protein 3 — protein MSATSVDQRPKGQGNKVSVQNGSIHQKDAVNDDDFEPYLSSQTNQSNSYPPMSDPYMPSYYAPSIGFPYSLGEAAWSTAGDPPMPYLTTYGQMSNGEHHYIPDGVFSQPGALGNTPPFLGQHGFNFFPGNADFSTWGTSGSQGQSTQSSAYSSSYGYPPSSLGRAIADGQAGFGSDTLSKVPGISSIEQGMTGLKIGGDMTAAVTKTVGSALSSTGMTSIAANSVPPVSSSAPKPTSWAAIARKPAKPQPKLKPKGNVGIGGPAVPPPPIKHNMNIGTWDDKGSVVKAPPAQTVLPPQTIIQQPQPLIQPPPLVQSQLPQQQPQPQQPQQQQGPQQQAQPHQLQQQQLQNRWVAPRNRGVGFSQNNGAASENFGLGVVSVSSSPSGVEVHPVLEKLKAINNYNPKDFDWNLKNGRVFIIKSYSEDDIHRSIKYSIWCSTEHGNKRLDAAYRSLNGKGPLYLLFSVNGSGHFCGVAEMKSVVDYNAYAGVWSQDKWKGKFDVKWIFVKDVPNNQLRHIRLENNDNKPVTNSRDTQEVPLEKAKQVLKIIATFKHTTSIFDDFAHYEKRQEEEEAMRRERNRNKQ, from the exons aGTAACAGCTATCCACCAATGTCAGACCCATATATGCCTAGTTATTATGCTCCATCCATTGGATTTCCATACTCTTTAGGTGAAGCAGCGTGGTCAACTGCAGGCGACCCTCCAATGCCATACTTGACAACTTATGGACAGATGAGTAATGGTGAACACCATTACATACCTGATGGTGTATTTAGTCAACCTGGGGCATTAGGAAATACCCCTCCATTTCTTGGGCAGcatggatttaatttttttcctgggAATGCAGACTTCTCTACATGGGGGACAAGTGGATCTCAGGGACAATCAACGCAAAGCTCTGCTTACAGCAGCAGCTATGGTTATCCACCGAGTTCTCTTGGGAGGGCCATAGCAGATGGACAGGCTGGATTTGGCAGTGATACTCTGAGCAAGGTGCCTGGGATTAGCAGCATTGAGCAAGGCATGACTGGACTGAAAATTGGTGGAGATATGACGGCTGCTGTGACAAAAACCGTAGGTTCAGCTCTGAGCAGTACAGGTATGACAAGCATTGCAGCAAACAGCGTGCCCCCAGTTAGCAGTTCAGCACCTAAACCAACCTCCTGGGCTGCCATTGCAAGGAAGCCTGCTAAACCTCAGCCGAAACTTAAGCCTAAAGGTAATGTGGGCATTGGGGGCCCCGCTGTACCACCACCACCTATAAAACACAACATGAATATTGGAACTTGGGATGACAAAGGGTCAGTGGTAAAAGCACCCCCGGCCCAAACAGTACTGCCTCCTCAGACTATAATCCAGCAGCCTCAGCCATTAATTCAACCACCACCACTGGTGCAAAGCCAACTGCCTCAACAGCAGCCTCAGCCACAGCAACCACAACAGCAACAAGGACCTCAGCAGCAGGCCCAACCTCACCAGttgcagcagcaacagctgcaaAACCGCTGGGTAGCTCCTCGTAATCGGGGTGTGGGCTTCAGCCAGAACAATGGAGCTGCTAGTGAGAACTTTGGTTTAGGTGTTGTATCTGTCAGCTCCTCACCTTCTGGTGTGGAAGTGCACCCAGTGCTGGAGAAACTAAAGGCCATAAACAACTACAATCCCAAAGACTTCGATTGGAATCTGAAGAATGGACGTGTGTTTATAATCAAAAGTTATTCAGAGGACGATATTCATCGCTCCATTAAGTACTCTATCTGGTGTAGTACTGAACATGGTAATAAGCGCTTGGATGCTGCATACCGTTCCCTGAATGGAAAAGGCCCACTCTATTTACTCTTCAGTGTGAATGGCAGTGGACACTTTTGTGGAGTGGCTGAGATGAAGTCTGTTGTGGACTACAATGCCTATGCTGGTGTCTGGTCTCAGGATAAGTGGAAGGGGAAGTTTGATGTCAAATGGATCTTTGTCAAAGACGTTCCCAATAACCAACTGCGGCATATTCGCTTGGAAAACAATGACAACAAACCGGTTACCAATTCGAGGGACACTCAAGAGGTACCCCTAGAAAAAGCCAAGCAAGTGCTTAAAATAATTGCTACTTTCAAGCATACCACCTCAATCTTTGATGACTTTGCACATTATGAGAAGCgtcaagaggaggaggaagccatGCGTAGG gaGAGAAATAGAAACAAACAATAA